In one window of Gammaproteobacteria bacterium DNA:
- the rpsL gene encoding 30S ribosomal protein S12, which yields MPTINQLVRSGRSTKAAKSKVPALTGSPQKRGVCTRVYTTTPKKPNSALRKVCKVRLTNGFEVISYIGGEGHNLQEHSVVMIRGGRVKDLPGVRYHTVRGALDCAGIDKRRQGRSKYGAKRPKGN from the coding sequence GTGCCTACGATCAATCAGTTAGTGCGCAGCGGTCGCTCCACGAAGGCGGCCAAGTCGAAGGTGCCGGCGCTTACGGGTAGCCCCCAGAAGCGCGGCGTCTGCACTCGTGTCTATACCACCACGCCGAAAAAGCCGAACTCCGCACTCCGTAAGGTGTGCAAGGTCCGTTTGACCAATGGGTTCGAGGTCATCTCCTATATTGGTGGTGAAGGGCACAATCTTCAGGAGCATTCGGTCGTGATGATTCGCGGCGGCCGAGTCAAGGATCTTCCCGGCGTGCGTTACCACACCGTCCGCGGCGCGCTCGACTGCGCCGGCATCGACAAGCGCCGCCAAGGCCGCTCCAAATATGGCGCCAAGCGCCCCAAAGGTAACTGA